From Rutidosis leptorrhynchoides isolate AG116_Rl617_1_P2 chromosome 3, CSIRO_AGI_Rlap_v1, whole genome shotgun sequence, a single genomic window includes:
- the LOC139900168 gene encoding F-box protein At5g07610-like, translating into MARVSKMMFETGVYWNNAIHWIDKVGFIVYFDLDRELTYEIKVPFAHLDVDYNDYLCYIFESRDQLLLVELHRPLITKFKIHQLKRDYSDWLVKYHVDFEEYGGLLFSNMDPFRYNYLLSIVLGSDDAESFLVVEIDGKIVKLNLESKTYHQLCDITSYDRIEHYPGLDQWPNVYQFAASLYNLEYDEVSISLVFVIADFNAYCLCSLINKNIGQLITIEAFAFHCYNLINACCLLV; encoded by the coding sequence ATGGCTAGAGTCTCTAAAATGATGTTTGAAACGGGTGTTTATTGGAACAACGCTATTCATTGGATTGACAAGGTTGGATTTATTGTGTATTTTGATTTGGATCGAGAGTTGACTTACGAAATAAAAGTCCCCTTTGCTCATCTTGATGTGGACTACAACGACTATTTATGTTATATATTTGAGTCTCGGGATCAGTTGCTTCTTGTTGAACTACATCGTCCTCTCATTACCAAGTTCAAAATACACCAACTTAAAAGAGACTATTCAGATTGGTTAGTTAAATACCACGTTGATTTTGAAGAATATGGTGGATTATTGTTCTCGAACATGGATCCTTTTCGATATAATTACTTATTATCTATTGTGTTGGGGAGTGATGACGCTGAGTCCTTTTTGGTGGTGGAAATAGATGGGAAAATCGTGAAGTTAAATTTGGAATCAAAGACATACCACCAGCTTTGTGATATTACTTCTTATGACCGCATCGAACACTATCCCGGCTTGGATCAATGGCCGAATGTTTATCAGTTTGCAGCGTCTCTCTACAACTTGGAATATGATGAGGTATCAATTTCTTTAGTTTTTGTGATTGCGGACTTCAATGCATATTGCTTGTGTAGTTTAATAAACAAGAATATTGGTCAACTAATTACAATTGAGGCGTTCGCATTTCATTGTTATAACTTAATTAACGCCTGCTGTCTTTTAGTTTGA